A section of the Flavobacteriales bacterium genome encodes:
- a CDS encoding PAS domain S-box protein, producing the protein MSPCPSANSAHTKSSSSNAPEAMNKERIKVLYLDDEEGNLIAFRANFRRDLEVFTASTAEQALEILERTPIPVVISDQRMPQVTGVDFLAQVKQRHPDTIRMLLTGYADIQAVIDAVNKGRIYAYVTKPWDASDLLLRIQQAHEVFRLRVDRERLLRRYEQVFATSGDPIVILDETGRIHDANPSAQRLVGLDRDALLDRSFQDLLTDPAALRQALSGRLRGRSFHNVDLTLRNSNGDPIDGLLTVSYLGKSDDGHRSFQVIIKDITDRRAEEQRLRKLNSDLDRRVAVRTRQLLEALEDLGAFSYTVAHDLRSPLKNVLALCQLLQEHQPPTDIDGRELSSRIQRGAGRMLELVDDLLRFSQTNNRDLQRSDIRLRDLVQEVMDELPPAPHAPLLVNKVPPDTLLHADAAMLKVVLVNLMSNAVKFTRQVEAPRIEVRMDTDDTGEVLRVRDNGVGFDSTGAKAVFGAFKRMHRADQFEGSGIGLAIVQRIVNKHGGEVWAESTVGKGTTISLRMNAGVADRAALPFAS; encoded by the coding sequence ATGTCACCCTGCCCAAGCGCCAACAGCGCGCACACCAAGAGCAGCAGCAGCAACGCGCCTGAAGCCATGAACAAGGAACGCATCAAGGTCCTCTATCTGGACGACGAGGAAGGCAACCTGATCGCCTTCCGGGCCAACTTCCGTCGTGACCTGGAGGTCTTCACCGCCTCCACCGCCGAGCAGGCGTTGGAGATCCTGGAACGCACCCCGATCCCGGTGGTGATCAGCGACCAGCGGATGCCCCAGGTGACGGGTGTGGACTTCCTCGCCCAGGTGAAGCAACGGCATCCGGACACCATCCGGATGCTGCTCACCGGCTACGCCGACATCCAGGCGGTGATCGATGCGGTGAACAAGGGCCGCATCTATGCATACGTCACAAAGCCCTGGGACGCCAGCGATCTGCTGCTGCGCATCCAGCAGGCCCACGAGGTCTTCCGCCTGCGCGTGGACCGCGAGCGTCTGCTCCGCCGGTACGAGCAGGTCTTCGCCACCTCGGGCGACCCGATCGTGATCCTGGACGAGACCGGGCGCATCCACGATGCCAATCCAAGCGCGCAGCGCCTGGTGGGCCTGGACCGTGACGCGCTGCTGGACCGCAGCTTCCAGGACCTGCTCACCGACCCGGCCGCTCTGCGCCAGGCGCTGAGCGGCCGCCTCCGGGGGCGGTCGTTCCATAACGTTGACCTCACCCTTCGGAACAGCAACGGCGATCCCATCGACGGGCTGCTCACCGTGAGCTACCTGGGCAAGTCGGACGATGGCCACCGGAGTTTCCAGGTGATCATCAAGGACATCACCGACCGGCGGGCGGAGGAACAGCGTCTGCGCAAGCTCAACAGCGACCTGGACCGCCGCGTGGCCGTGCGCACGCGCCAGCTGCTGGAGGCCTTGGAGGACCTGGGCGCCTTCTCCTACACCGTGGCGCACGACCTGCGCAGCCCGTTGAAGAACGTGCTGGCCCTTTGCCAGCTGCTGCAGGAACACCAGCCGCCCACCGACATCGACGGGCGTGAGCTGAGCAGCCGCATCCAGCGCGGCGCGGGCCGCATGCTCGAACTGGTCGATGACCTCCTCCGCTTCTCCCAGACCAACAACCGCGACCTCCAGCGTTCAGACATCCGACTGCGCGATCTGGTCCAGGAGGTGATGGACGAACTGCCGCCTGCGCCCCATGCCCCGCTCCTGGTGAACAAGGTGCCGCCGGACACCCTGCTCCATGCCGATGCCGCCATGCTGAAGGTGGTGCTCGTCAACCTGATGTCCAACGCCGTGAAGTTCACCCGCCAGGTGGAGGCCCCCCGCATCGAGGTGCGGATGGACACGGATGACACCGGGGAGGTGCTGCGCGTGCGCGACAACGGGGTGGGGTTCGACAGCACCGGCGCCAAGGCCGTGTTCGGCGCCTTCAAGCGGATGCATCGCGCCGACCAGTTCGAAGGCAGCGGCATCGGGCTGGCCATCGTGCAACGCATCGTGAACAAGCACGGCGGCGAGGTGTGGGCCGAGAGCACCGTGGGCAAGGGCACCACCATCAGCCTGCGCATGAACGCCGGGGTCGCCGACCGCGCCGCCCTGCCGTTCGCCTCCTGA
- a CDS encoding GHKL domain-containing protein: MKTLLAFLLLPCMVTGADGTDSWPLREGLLGEHLGERLEVFHDSTRALSVQDVLARGTFNPLGTPVPNLGLTGDAVWLRTRVRNSTELERFHLCIDYADLDRVSVFVVYDGVPVPAGSKGQSVPLLERSGHDPEFVFPVRIAPGSEAVLLIRLESTKQIQLPVLLRSADELIAVRSGRNLTIGIYAGVMLVLALYNLFLLLSIRDRSYLFYVLYLVAVLATQLAFLGVGPFYLWAGNTWWSSNSTLILTLVTATLGMEFARNFIDTRRFAPGLHRISVVFYLVFALCIAAQQSGLPRVAYQAAQALSGLSAIFTLSMAVVALRRGSRQAFFFLLAWAVFLSAVVVFVLKDVGILPYNELTIHAMPVGSAIEGVLLSFGLADRINILRREKERSQAEALSMAQENERIIREQNVMLESKVQERTKALQESNDHLKRTQSQLVNAEKMASLGQLTAGIAHEINNPVNFITSNIPPLRRDLADVLEVLNRYRTLEPDQAASTLAALREREAELDIDGSIHELGDILRSIEEGAGRTAEIVRGLRNFSRLDEDDLKLADLNEGLQSTLTVLANQLKDHADLHLELGELPAVECHPGKLNQVFMNILNNAIQAIASRKDLQRGTITVRSAVVGDAVRISIADDGPGMTETVMAKIFEPFFTTKEVGEGTGLGLSIAYSIVEKHGGRITVESLPGAGATFHVTLPKRQQRAHQEQQQQRA; the protein is encoded by the coding sequence ATGAAGACCCTTCTGGCGTTCCTGTTGCTCCCCTGCATGGTGACGGGTGCGGACGGGACGGACTCATGGCCGCTCCGCGAAGGCCTGCTGGGCGAGCACCTGGGCGAGCGGCTGGAAGTGTTCCACGACAGCACGCGCGCACTTTCCGTGCAAGACGTGCTCGCCCGAGGCACGTTCAACCCGCTCGGAACCCCGGTCCCCAACCTGGGCCTCACCGGTGATGCGGTATGGCTCCGCACCCGGGTCCGGAACAGCACGGAGCTGGAGCGCTTCCACCTGTGCATCGACTATGCGGACCTCGACCGTGTCTCGGTCTTCGTGGTGTATGACGGCGTGCCCGTCCCGGCCGGGTCGAAGGGCCAATCGGTGCCGTTGCTCGAACGCTCCGGCCATGATCCCGAGTTCGTGTTCCCGGTCCGCATCGCCCCGGGCTCGGAGGCCGTGCTTCTGATCCGGCTGGAGAGCACCAAGCAGATCCAGCTTCCGGTGCTCCTCCGCAGCGCGGATGAGCTTATCGCCGTTCGCTCCGGCCGCAACCTCACGATCGGCATCTACGCCGGAGTGATGCTCGTGCTGGCGTTGTACAACCTGTTCCTGCTTTTGTCCATCCGCGACCGGAGCTATCTCTTCTACGTGCTGTATCTGGTGGCCGTGCTCGCCACCCAGCTCGCCTTCCTCGGCGTGGGCCCCTTCTACCTCTGGGCCGGCAACACCTGGTGGTCCTCGAACAGCACCCTCATCCTGACATTGGTCACCGCGACACTGGGCATGGAGTTCGCGCGTAACTTCATTGACACCCGTCGCTTCGCGCCCGGCCTGCACCGCATCAGTGTGGTGTTCTACCTGGTCTTCGCCCTGTGCATCGCGGCTCAGCAGTCCGGACTGCCACGCGTCGCCTACCAGGCCGCCCAGGCGCTCTCCGGGCTGTCGGCCATCTTCACCCTCAGCATGGCGGTGGTGGCCCTTCGCCGCGGGTCCCGCCAGGCGTTCTTCTTCCTGCTGGCCTGGGCGGTCTTCCTCTCGGCCGTGGTGGTCTTCGTCCTGAAGGACGTGGGCATCCTGCCCTACAACGAGCTCACCATCCATGCCATGCCCGTGGGTTCGGCCATCGAGGGCGTGCTGCTCTCGTTCGGTCTCGCCGACCGCATCAACATCCTCCGGCGCGAGAAGGAGCGGAGCCAGGCCGAGGCCTTGTCCATGGCCCAGGAGAACGAGCGCATCATCCGCGAACAGAACGTGATGCTGGAGTCCAAGGTGCAGGAGCGCACCAAGGCGCTGCAGGAGAGCAACGACCACTTGAAGCGCACGCAGAGCCAGCTGGTGAACGCCGAGAAGATGGCCTCCCTGGGTCAGCTCACGGCCGGCATCGCGCACGAGATCAACAACCCGGTGAACTTCATCACCAGCAACATCCCGCCCCTGCGCCGTGACCTGGCGGACGTACTTGAGGTGCTGAACCGGTACCGCACGCTCGAGCCGGACCAGGCCGCATCGACCCTGGCCGCCCTTCGGGAACGCGAAGCCGAACTGGACATCGATGGTTCCATCCACGAACTGGGGGACATCCTGCGCAGCATCGAGGAAGGCGCCGGGCGGACGGCGGAGATCGTGCGCGGGCTGCGCAACTTCAGCAGGCTCGATGAGGACGACCTCAAGCTGGCCGACCTCAACGAAGGGCTGCAGAGCACCCTGACGGTGCTGGCCAACCAGCTGAAGGACCACGCCGATCTGCACCTGGAGCTCGGCGAACTGCCCGCGGTGGAGTGCCATCCCGGCAAGCTGAACCAGGTGTTCATGAACATCCTGAACAATGCCATCCAGGCGATCGCGTCCCGGAAGGACCTTCAGCGCGGCACCATCACCGTGCGCTCAGCCGTCGTCGGGGATGCGGTGCGCATCTCCATTGCGGATGACGGTCCGGGCATGACCGAGACCGTGATGGCCAAGATCTTCGAGCCTTTCTTCACCACCAAGGAGGTGGGCGAAGGCACGGGGCTCGGCCTGTCGATCGCGTACAGCATCGTGGAGAAGCACGGTGGACGCATCACCGTGGAAAGCCTGCCCGGCGCGGGGGCCACCTTCCATGTCACCCTGCCCAAGCGCCAACAGCGCGCACACCAAGAGCAGCAGCAGCAACGCGCCTGA